The segment CCTTTGGCGAGAGGGTGATGTTATTGAATAGCGTAAAGTTTTCTGATGTAATTTCTTCTGTCACGATGCAAGCTGCTTGTGGCTCGTATTTACGCAAAATGATTTCCTCACCCTCGATAAAAATCTCAACAGGGTCCTTCTCATTGATTTCAAGCGTTCTTCTTAACTCCATGGGGATGACAATACGCCCTAGTTCATCAACTTTTCGTACGATGCCAGTTGACTTCATATGTGACTCCTCCTAAGTTATTTCTTATTGCCGTTATTTTTCAAAAGCTCTTCTAAACGACTTTCATAAGTACCACGAATACGATCATTTTCAGCCTGTAACTCGGTGATACGAGCGTTATATGTATCGAGCTGGGTTTGTAGTTTCTCCTGATATTCGCGCTCAGCCTTCACGATGGCACGTTCTAATGCAAGTTCATGACGTTCTTGGAGCAGGGCAGTGGCTTGCTCAGATTTTGCCTTTTCGTCAGCTAGTGCTTTTTCAAGTGCTGTTACTTGGTCGGCATTGGCCTTTGCTTCATTTGTAGCAGCAGCTAGCGCCTTTTCAAGTGCTTGCTTTTCAGTAGCTGCCGTACGCAGTAGTGCCTCTTTTTCCTCTGTGAAGGCAATCTTTATTTTTTCATTTTCCTCAGCGTAACCTTGATATTTTGCAACAAGTCCTGTTAACGAATCGTTTTTTTCTTTATACTCTGCGATAAGGAGTTGGCTGTTTTCTGTTGAAAGGCGACCCTCCTCTAACTGTTTTGCCTGCTCTGCTTGAACTGCCGTAAGTTCTTGTTTTTCCGCTTGAAGGGTCTGAACAGTTTGCTTTGTTTGCTGTAATTTTTCTTGAAGCTCTAGCATTAGTTGTTCTTTCTTTTCAAGTTGCTCTGAAACTTCACGTACAGCATGATCCTTAAAATAAATAGACTGTTGCACCATGCCTACTACTAATTCATAAATACGTGTAGTATGAAGTTCAAGTTCCGTTAAGTTCCGAGAGTATTCAGGAGCATTTGTTTGAAGTGTTTTAACTTCATAATTAGCTAGAGCATTTTGGAACCATTCTTTTGATGAAAGTCCACTTGTTTCAATTAAGAGCTTTGCACGTTCATAATCTTCATCGCTTACTTTAAAACCAAATGTTTTATCTGCCATTTGAATCCCTCCGAGTTAACTAAAAAGTATTGATATATTAAGGGTTAACTGGTTAACCTTATTAAATTAGTATTCTCTATATTATTCTATTTACCTCTTTATTTATGAATTTTAGACATTTCTATGTTTCTTGTTTTTCTAGTAGTTCATAAACAGTATAGTGAACCGGTTCATTACCATTAGAATAGCGTATTATGCGATATTTTAAATTCTCGGTCTTATAGACAGAAGTGGTTTCATTCAAGTAATATTCCAAAATTAAAGGTTGATCCTCGGTAATTGTTTTTAATGAAGCAGAATCAATTAGTTCATGGTCATAGATTAACTTGTAATCTACAGAATTGCTACGACTGAATAATGGTAATAAGATTACAAGACAAATTATAAAATCAACAACTGAAAATATAAGTGCTTGTATTAGAAATTCAGTTGTTAGAATCGCAACTGTTTTTGTTTTTAAATGACCTATTGCAAGAGTAGTTAAAATTGCGTATGTAAACAGGATGGTCAAATGTATTTTATATTTTTCATTCAGGCTAAATAATTTTGGGTATGGCGGTAGAATCACTATATGTTTTGTACACCATTTCCAAAGTGAGATAACTTTGCTCATCAAATAGATTGCGAATATTAGATAGATAAATGAATAAATCGCAGTAAATCCAATATATTTGTAGCCGAGAAAAGCAAAGTAATAGGCTGATACAATAATTAATGGGATGATATAAAGAAATGTCCCAATTAACTGTTTAATATAAATGATAGAACTTTTATTACGAGGGACTAATTTACGATCAAAGGCAGTGTAATTATTTACGCTAAAAAGCGCAAATAAAGCAGGCACAATAATTCCTAGAACTGCTAAGATTGCAATCATTTCATTTTCTAAAAATGATAAAATAAAAATCAAACCTTTCAATTTGTGGTACCTATATTTTACATTTCAGAAAGAAGTTTGACTAATAATATCTCAGGCATTTCCTTTCTTTCAACCTTAAAAAATAATCGTTATTTAAGGTTGATTATGTTATAATAAAACAAACGTCAGTTCGTGTACAGAAGTCAACTTTTTTATGAGAGGAGGATATTTGAATGGAAGAAACATTGTTCTCTTTGCAGCAATATAAAATGACGAAGCAAAAAGATGAGACTCTGCAGAAAATCCAACAACAGAAGCTGGCACAATATCAATCTGACATTAAACAGTTCCAGGTGTTTTGCGATGAACATTTATTAAAGTTAGATTTTGACTCGTTAGAGTTATATCTCCATCATTTAATTACACAGCAGCAAGTTCGGTTGTCGACATTTAATCGACGCTTAGCCGGTGTGAAGTACTGGTTAGTGCATGAATATGGATTTCAATTTACCTCAGAGCACGATACTAGTATCAAATTATTACGTAGTTTATATAATCAAGAGGAATATTTGCGCTTAAAGCCCATGCGGGGGAAGAGTGCTGAAAAGCAAAGCGATGTGCTACGTCTTATTGATCGTTATGATACGGAAAAAAAAAGCGATATTCGCAAACGTGCGATTTGTTTAGTGAACCTTATTACAGCCAATCGTCCATCTGAAATGGTGCGCCTAAAAGTGAGTGATTTTGATTTAGACAATCGCACGGTGCAGGTGATGATGGTGAAGCAAGGTGAAATGAAAGAAAAACGCCTGACGCTAGAGTGCGTGCAGGCGATTCGAAAGTATATCGCCGCGTGTGCCTTGCAAATGAACGATTATTTTGTTGGCGCAGCGGATAAATGGGGTAATCATACGAGTCGACAAATTAGTGAAGTGAGCTACAACCAAGCCATTCAAAGCTGGCTAGGCTTTGCGCCGTACACGTTTCGTAAAACACAAATTACGGCGATGTATCAAAAAGGTGCCGATATACCAACTATCGCAAAGCAATCTGGCCATAAATCACATCAGACGATTATGGAACATTATATTAAGTTGAAGACAGATGATGTTGATGGATATTTATAAATTCTATTACTATATTAACTTGTATTAAATGTTGCCTAATTAATGTTAAGATTACTTAGATAAAAAAGTTTTATTTTTAAATGAGGAGTTATTACTAAATGTTAAATAAAAATGAAGTATATATGATGGATTGCATCGAAGGAATGAAATTATTAGAAGATAATTCAATAGATATTATTGTGGCAGATCCACCCTATAATCTTAGCAAGGGGGGTAATTGGAGTTGGAAAAATGAAGGTGATTTAAAAGGTTTTGGAGGCAAATGGGATAAAGTAATGCAAAATTGGGATGACATGCCGTTATCTGATTATTTTACATTTACTCTTAATTGGTTGAGTGAAGCGAAAAGGGTTTTAAAACCAACAGGATCACTTTGGGTATTTGGAACGTATCATAATATAGGTATAATCAATTTTGCCATGCAAATTTTAGAAATAGAGATTATAAATGAAGTTATTTGGTTCAAGAGAAACAGTTTCCCAAATTTGTCAGGTCGTAGATTGACAGCTAGTCATGAAACAATATTATGGGCACATACGGGATCTGCGAAGAATAGAGATTATTATTTTAATTATGAAATGTCTAAAAATCATGATTATGATAGCGACTTGATTAAACAACCTTTGAAGCAAATGAGAACAGTTTGGGATATTCCGAATAATAAAAAGAAAGAGGAATTGTTATTTGGTAAACATCCTACTCAAAAAGTAGAAAAAGTGATTGATAGAATAATAAGATTATCAGCTAAAGAAGGAGATGTTCTTTTAACTCCTTTCTGTGGGGCAGGTACAGAGTGTGTAGTAGCTAAAAAATTAGGACTAGATTATATTGCTTTTGAATTAGAAGAAGAATATGTAAATTTAAGTAATACGAGGTTACTTAATACGAAAAAAGGTAAAATCGAACTGATAGAGTCAAAAGAATTAGTTAGTAAAGGTAGTAAAAAAAATAATATTGAATCAGTTGATCTAAAAGAAAGTAGTGTTGAAGAATCTTTAATTCAAAATGAAAGTACTGAACAAATTAGTCTAAGTTTAGGTTTTACAAATGAGGAGATTACTCCAATAAAGAAAAAAAGAGGTAGACCTAAAAAAAATTCACAAAATGATTCAGAGTCAAATGCTGAAAAAAAAAAGAACAATGTTAAATTAGAACCCATTCCAGCAATTTTAAAATGGACTGGTAGTAAAAGAAAACAAGCAAGCCATATAGTTCAAGAAATCCCTATGGGAATGAATCGCTATATTGAGCCTTTCTTTGGAGGAGGAGCAGTCTCTTATTTAGCAGCAGATAAAGTAAATAATGTCTGGGCGAATGATTTATATGCACCATTAATAGATTTTTGGCAGTTAGTACAAAATCAACCGAATGAACTTATAGAATTGTATGAAAGAGAATGGATGTTATTACAAGAAGATTTCCCTAATCATTTTTACAATGTGAGAGATAGATTCAATTCCAATCCTAACGGCATAGATTTAGCCTTCCTTACTCGTACATGTGTAAATGGAATTGTTCGATTTAATAAAGAGGGGGAGTTTAACAATTCTATTCATTTATCAAGAAGAGGTATGAAGCCAAGTAATTTTGAGTCTATAGTGGAGAAATGGCATTTAAAACTTCAAAAATTCCAATTTACAAATTTAGATTACAGAGACGTTCTAGATCAGGCTAAGACTGGGGATTTAATTTATTTAGATCCACCTTATGCTGGAAGTAATAACCGTTACATTGCAGATTTAGATGTAGAAAGTTTATTTTTAGAGTTAGATAAATTGAATTCTAAAGGTGTAAAATGGATGTTATCTTTTGACGGGAAACGTGGCGAAACAGATTTAGAATATCCAGTACCAGAAGATTTATATAAAAATAAACAGTTTTTATCGAATGGTAAATCTACTTTAAATCAAGTATTAAACGGTACTAACGAAGAAGTGTTAGAAACATTATATAAAAATTTCTAAGGAAGTTATTTGAATGAATAGAGAAGCTATTAAAAATCATTTGAAAATAATATTAAGCGAACAAGAAGATGGGAAAATTTCATCTAAAGAAGCTTATATTTTATTGATTCAACGAATGGATTTATCAGAAAATGTTTTAAATGAGCTTTATATAGATAAAAAGGGATATACTAAATCTAAATTCAAAGTAAAAGTACAAGCTGCTGTTGAGTCTTTGAGGAAGGAAAATATTCTTTTAAGAGGAGGGCAAAGAGGGGTTTGGAAAATAAATAAGTAAAGAATCACCTAGATAGCAAGCGTTATCTAGGTGATTCTTTTATATTGGTTTATAAATTTTAAGAGGTAAGTGTGAGTTGTCCATTGTTTCAAATAAAAATTCTGCAAATTTATATGCAGCCATATTGGCTGTGAAGATGTGCATTACTGAAACTGTTTTTTTAATTTCTAAAGCAAAAATTAGCTGCGAATTTGAATGCTGGAATAAAGTCGGAGATGAAGAATATTCTACGTTGAAATCGTTAGTAAATAGATAAGCTACAGCACTAAATACTTGGAAATCATCAATAGTCATTTGGCCGTGAATATTTTTCCATCCATTTGCATCTCTAATTGCGGTATAATCACGGTTCATCAAGTTTTTTAAATAATTTATCATACCAATTCCGACATTAGCTTCTTGAGATTTCATTAAATCATTTTTAATACCTTTAGATTCTATTAATAATAAGGTGTCTATAGAATTGTATAGTAATTGATAAATGTGATCAGGTCGCTTTGTGCCTTCTTCTGATACCCTATTCATGGATGTCCATCGATATTCTAAGTTATTCTTTAAAAGAGATACTCCACTCCAGTCTCCGCCTGGAGGGTTGCATACACTTTCAAAATGATTACCGATATATGCAAAAAGTATATGTAGCGACGTATCAACATCATGTTCTCCTACAATCTTAGGGAAGTAAGATATTGGAGTTGTATTTTTTTTCTTCTTTTTAGAAGTGAACCAATGTTCCTTTAAGTAAGTATTATACTTAAAGTGTTCATTATCTCGGGTAGATGATTCAACTAAAATTGCATCAGAAAAAGCAAAAATGGATTGCCATAAGCCGTTAGTTTTATTTAAGTGCTCCGGCTTTGAATCTAATTGTTGCCACTGAATAGGTAAAGCAGGGCCAAATATTAAAGTTAAAATATCCGTATTAGCTAACATCTTTGCGAAGGGTGGTAAACCTCGATCGGGTCGGGAATCATCTCCTCTAGGTTTAAATCCATTTATAGTACAAATCACCAAATCTTCTTCTTTGTAAATCCAACTGATAAAGTCTTTACTAATTTTATTCGGATATAGTTCTTGGCAAATAAAATCAGCAACTTCTTGTCTATTTTCAGCAGGAACAAAAGTTAGAGGAAGAGAATCTTTAGAAGCTATGCCATACGAGTAATCACTTAAAAATTCGATTAATCTAAATATAGGAGTACGATGCTTTAAGGAAAAATTCTCAAAAGTTTTAGCAGCCATTTTCTTTTTCCAAGGTATTTTACGTTCTTTTATTACTTGAGCAAGTCCACTATATGGATTTTCATGTTGAAAAACGTATGTATAATCATTAGATGTGAAATTTTTACCGTTTTCATCGTGACTTCTTAACTTTAAAAACAGTATATTTTTTTTATAAATATTTTGTAATTCTTTATCGTAATTTTGTTCTGTTATTAATTTATAGAGGTATAAACTAAAATCTTCAATACCATAGCAGTCTGAATAATAATTTTGGATAGTTGAATCTGCTTCAGGTGCATTATCATATACAATTAGGGAAGGTGCAGCCATATTTATTGTATTTAACGTAAATGACAAGGATAATGCTGGGTTAGGTAACCGCGTAGAGAATTTATCTAGGGATCTCTCTTTACCTTTTTTGAACTCTTTTCCGCCTAAATGAACTATATAAAAATATGGGATTCCTGCGGCTGACAATGAATATGCTCTACCACTTCTTTGCCATGTGTTATTTCCAGCAGGGAGTGCTGCACTGAATTCCATAGAAGTTAAAATTTCCTCATCATCTTTACCATAAACTCTTGTAATTATTGCATCTGCGCCTTCTTTTAATGGACCGCCATTATTTAAAACAAACTCAGTGTAAATATCTTTATCCCATCTAGCAGCACTAGTTCCAGGAATGAAGGTGAAAATATATTGAGATGTATCAGTTAAGATACAGAATCGTGGCGCAGAAATATTTTCAATATTATACTGTTTAGTTAAAGTTATATTTGCCAAATAAAATCCTTTTAAAATATATTCAAAAGCACGAGAACATTCTACAATATTGTCTCCATAAATATTGAAATATAAAGTATTAATGGTCATTTTATCACTCCGTTCCTATATATGTATATTTTACCATAAAAGGAACGGTTTTTTTGAATTTTGAAATTATTTTAAAATATAATAATTATTTCTCTTCATGAAACGCTTCAACCATAAACTCAAACTGACGCTGCTGGCGATCCGTTAGCTCGTTCTTCACATAACTATCAATCAGCTTTTGCAAAATCACGTACGTTTTCCCTTCGTCCATAAATGAACCAAGTAAATTGATTTCACTGTGAATGACAGTAGGAACCTTTAAACTTTTTGTGCTGTTAGATTTCCCAACGCCAAGCTTTTTACGTGGCTGAGCTGGCTCAATTTTTGTTACTTCTTTTTCAACAACCACAGGAGTAGGTGTTTCAACGGCTGCTACTGGCTCGTCCTGTTTTACAGGGGCAGAGTAGCCGAAATCCATATCATTTTTCTTTACTGGAATTGAAGGCTGCATGATTGTCGGCTTTTTCTTTTTCTTAATTAAACCGCCTTTTTCATTACTCATACTTACCAGCCTCCTCAAACTGAGCTAATTTCTCCTCAAGCTCATCAATTACGTCTAGGAACACTTGGTGTGCTTTGCGGTCGTGCATATCGTTGTCTGTAATTCCTGTTACGTCCCAAGCTTTTAAGCGTTCTAAGTGTTTGATGACATTTTCCATCACGTTGTCCTCACCGAACATTTCTTTCGCACGTTCGATTGTCGACATATCTACGCGACCACCTGGACGAAGTAATACTGGTAAAACGCCAGCTACTTGAATATCTGCATCATAATTGTCGGCCATGAATTGCAAGTATTTTACGTACGTTTCAGCACCTTCAAGCGATAGCTCCTGAGCTTGCAGGATAATTAAAACGTAATCTGCAGCCATCATCGCATTATCCGAGAAGTCGCTAATTGTTGGTGGTACGTCAATGAAGATGTAGTCGTACTCATCACGAACCGGATCGAGTAGCTTCTTTAAATACGAAACTTGGTCGATTTCTTCTTTTACATTGGCATATAAAAATTTCGGGAAGTTTTTGAACGATACTTGTGCCGGAATCATATGCAGGTTATCCGTCACTTCTACGATGCACTCTTTTAATGAGCCGTTCTGGAACCCTTCAAAAATACTTGTGTTAATTTCTGTTACACCTGTTGAACGTGCAATTAATGTACTCGCATTTCCTTGCGGGTCCATATCGACTAAAAGTACCTTTTTCCCACGTGCCATTGCTAGCTCCCAGCTCGCCATAACCGACACTTTTGTCTTACCCACGCCACCTTTAAAGTTCCCTACTACGATTGTTATCGCCATTTCATCATCTCCTCATAGATATATATTTTCGAACTTATCATTTAATAACTAAAGTATAACTTATAAAAAGATACTTTGCAAAAATCTTCTTTGCAAATTTCTACTTTTAAAATTAACATATTATGTATTTAAATAATCTGTATGCTAAAATATGGTTAAAAAAGGGGTGACATAATGATAAAATCTGTGAAATTACATAACTTTAAAAAGTTCAAAGACATTACAATAGATTTTCAAAAAAATAGAAACATTTTAATTGGAGAAAATGGGGTAGGAAAGTCTTCAATTTTATTAGCTATTTCAGCTGTCTTAAGTGGAAGTTTTTCTATGATAGAAAAAATAGGATTACAAAAATTATTTAATATAGAAGTAGTAGAAAAGTATATGAATGGAACCAAAAAGTATGAAGATCTCCCTTTTGTAGAAGTCGAAATTTTCCTAGATGATGATATTGGAAATTTTGATATTAACGGAAAAAATAATTCGTTAGGAAGGGAATTAAACGGTTTAAAAATGGTTATTCAGCCTAACGATGAATACTCAGATGTTATCAATGAATCTTTAAAACAAACAAATATTTTTCCATTTGAGTATTACTCAGTTGATTTTCGAACTTTTGCTGACAAACAATATAATAGCTACCGAAAATACGCGAGTTATATAAATCATTCGTATTTAGATAGCTCAAAAGTAAATTCCACTTTTGCTATGAAAGACTATATTAATAAGGTATATGAAGGGAATACAGATAGAGCTACTCGTTTTAAAATTAATAATAGCTATAGAGATAATGCACAAAAATTTTCAGATAAACTGTATTCGGATTTTTCATTACCTAAGATAAATGATTTAAAGATTAAATTAAATACATCTCAAGGAAACATGTTCCAAGAACATATAACAATTGAAAAAGCAGGTATTCAAATTGAAAATTTTGGACAAGGAGAAAAAATATTTATTAACACCGATTTTTTACTCTCCAATAATTCTAATAAAAACGACATAGTTCTAATTGAAGAACCAGAGAATCACTTAAGTCATGTGAATATGCATAAACTAATAGATAAAATTATTTCAACGGGTATTCAAAAGCAAACATTTATTGCTACACATAGTAATATGATCACGTCTAGATTGGATTTACAAAACGCCATATTTATAAGTGAAGATAGTAAGGTAACTAAATTACATGATTTAAAAGCAGAAACCGCAAAGTTTTTTGAAAAAGCGCCAGACAATAATGTATTAAATTTTATTTTAGCGAAAAAGGTAATATTAGTGGAGGGTGATGCAGAATACATATTATTAAATGAATTTTTCAAGCATTTAGTTGGTGAAGAATC is part of the Solibacillus sp. FSL W7-1464 genome and harbors:
- a CDS encoding Dam family site-specific DNA-(adenine-N6)-methyltransferase encodes the protein MLNKNEVYMMDCIEGMKLLEDNSIDIIVADPPYNLSKGGNWSWKNEGDLKGFGGKWDKVMQNWDDMPLSDYFTFTLNWLSEAKRVLKPTGSLWVFGTYHNIGIINFAMQILEIEIINEVIWFKRNSFPNLSGRRLTASHETILWAHTGSAKNRDYYFNYEMSKNHDYDSDLIKQPLKQMRTVWDIPNNKKKEELLFGKHPTQKVEKVIDRIIRLSAKEGDVLLTPFCGAGTECVVAKKLGLDYIAFELEEEYVNLSNTRLLNTKKGKIELIESKELVSKGSKKNNIESVDLKESSVEESLIQNESTEQISLSLGFTNEEITPIKKKRGRPKKNSQNDSESNAEKKKNNVKLEPIPAILKWTGSKRKQASHIVQEIPMGMNRYIEPFFGGGAVSYLAADKVNNVWANDLYAPLIDFWQLVQNQPNELIELYEREWMLLQEDFPNHFYNVRDRFNSNPNGIDLAFLTRTCVNGIVRFNKEGEFNNSIHLSRRGMKPSNFESIVEKWHLKLQKFQFTNLDYRDVLDQAKTGDLIYLDPPYAGSNNRYIADLDVESLFLELDKLNSKGVKWMLSFDGKRGETDLEYPVPEDLYKNKQFLSNGKSTLNQVLNGTNEEVLETLYKNF
- a CDS encoding ATP-dependent nuclease encodes the protein MIKSVKLHNFKKFKDITIDFQKNRNILIGENGVGKSSILLAISAVLSGSFSMIEKIGLQKLFNIEVVEKYMNGTKKYEDLPFVEVEIFLDDDIGNFDINGKNNSLGRELNGLKMVIQPNDEYSDVINESLKQTNIFPFEYYSVDFRTFADKQYNSYRKYASYINHSYLDSSKVNSTFAMKDYINKVYEGNTDRATRFKINNSYRDNAQKFSDKLYSDFSLPKINDLKIKLNTSQGNMFQEHITIEKAGIQIENFGQGEKIFINTDFLLSNNSNKNDIVLIEEPENHLSHVNMHKLIDKIISTGIQKQTFIATHSNMITSRLDLQNAIFISEDSKVTKLHDLKAETAKFFEKAPDNNVLNFILAKKVILVEGDAEYILLNEFFKHLVGEESYKKDITIISCGGKTFKRYLEIANLLNKKVAVITDNDHNYDGNIEKSYVDYQNDRIKVFADEDNLNHTFEVCLYNNNLEYIETYIAKPQMSNGVLNYMLNNKAEAAFRLLCLLVEESQDYSINHFNIPEYIKAAIGWISE
- a CDS encoding AbrB/MazE/SpoVT family DNA-binding domain-containing protein, with translation MKSTGIVRKVDELGRIVIPMELRRTLEINEKDPVEIFIEGEEIILRKYEPQAACIVTEEITSENFTLFNNITLSPKGAEILLDTLQRK
- a CDS encoding tyrosine-type recombinase/integrase produces the protein MEETLFSLQQYKMTKQKDETLQKIQQQKLAQYQSDIKQFQVFCDEHLLKLDFDSLELYLHHLITQQQVRLSTFNRRLAGVKYWLVHEYGFQFTSEHDTSIKLLRSLYNQEEYLRLKPMRGKSAEKQSDVLRLIDRYDTEKKSDIRKRAICLVNLITANRPSEMVRLKVSDFDLDNRTVQVMMVKQGEMKEKRLTLECVQAIRKYIAACALQMNDYFVGAADKWGNHTSRQISEVSYNQAIQSWLGFAPYTFRKTQITAMYQKGADIPTIAKQSGHKSHQTIMEHYIKLKTDDVDGYL
- a CDS encoding AAA family ATPase, which codes for MAITIVVGNFKGGVGKTKVSVMASWELAMARGKKVLLVDMDPQGNASTLIARSTGVTEINTSIFEGFQNGSLKECIVEVTDNLHMIPAQVSFKNFPKFLYANVKEEIDQVSYLKKLLDPVRDEYDYIFIDVPPTISDFSDNAMMAADYVLIILQAQELSLEGAETYVKYLQFMADNYDADIQVAGVLPVLLRPGGRVDMSTIERAKEMFGEDNVMENVIKHLERLKAWDVTGITDNDMHDRKAHQVFLDVIDELEEKLAQFEEAGKYE